One Sanguibacter keddieii DSM 10542 genomic window carries:
- a CDS encoding NfeD family protein, translating to MFGFDGAEAPMDWYWWIGAALLLVVVEVVTLDLVLIMFAGGAIAAGIASALGLGLVGQIVVFGVVSTLLLLALRPWLLKYLRQREPLVETGAAALPGRVGTVVSEVGETGGRIKLLGEVWTARSLGAVTFSPGTDVRVVRIEGATAVVDAVEAPHSSPGAPPVL from the coding sequence ATGTTCGGCTTTGACGGAGCGGAGGCACCCATGGACTGGTACTGGTGGATCGGAGCAGCGCTGCTCCTCGTGGTCGTGGAGGTCGTCACCCTCGACCTGGTCCTCATCATGTTCGCCGGCGGCGCGATCGCCGCTGGCATCGCGAGCGCCCTGGGCCTCGGGCTCGTCGGGCAGATCGTCGTGTTCGGCGTCGTGTCCACGCTCCTGCTGCTGGCCCTGCGCCCGTGGCTGCTCAAGTACCTCCGCCAGCGCGAGCCCCTCGTCGAGACCGGCGCCGCCGCGCTCCCCGGTCGCGTCGGGACCGTCGTGTCCGAGGTCGGCGAGACCGGCGGGCGCATCAAGCTCCTCGGCGAGGTGTGGACCGCCCGGTCCCTCGGCGCCGTGACCTTCTCCCCGGGGACCGACGTCCGCGTCGTCCGCATCGAGGGCGCGACGGCTGTCGTAGACGCCGTCGAGGCCCCCCACAGCTCACCCGGCGCACCGCCCGTCCTGTGA
- a CDS encoding ABC transporter ATP-binding protein produces the protein MTWVLDLENVSVRRGEKNILDDVSWQIAEGERWVILGRNGAGKTTLLQIASARMHPTKGVAKILDTQLGKVDVFELRPRIGLASAALADRIPASEVVSDVVLTAAYAVTGRWRESYEDLDVSRATDLLAAFGVDHLADRRFGTLSEGERKRVQIARALMTDPELLLLDEPAAGLDLGGREELVGALSELAAYPQSPVLVLVTHHVEEIPPGFTHVMLMRDGGVHTAGPIAEVLTDEHLSEAFGLPLEVSRTGDRWSARAAQVEPARSGGHAD, from the coding sequence ATGACCTGGGTGCTTGACCTCGAGAACGTCTCTGTCCGCCGCGGTGAGAAGAACATCCTCGACGACGTGTCGTGGCAGATCGCCGAGGGCGAACGGTGGGTGATCCTCGGCCGCAACGGAGCCGGCAAGACGACCCTCCTGCAGATCGCCTCGGCCCGCATGCACCCCACCAAGGGCGTCGCGAAGATCCTCGACACCCAGCTCGGCAAGGTCGACGTCTTCGAGCTCCGGCCGCGCATCGGCCTCGCCAGCGCGGCGCTCGCGGACCGCATCCCCGCCTCCGAGGTCGTCTCCGACGTGGTCCTCACCGCCGCCTACGCCGTGACCGGCCGCTGGCGCGAGTCCTACGAGGACCTCGACGTGTCCCGCGCGACGGACCTGCTGGCGGCCTTCGGGGTCGACCACCTCGCCGACCGTCGCTTCGGCACCCTGAGCGAGGGCGAGCGCAAGCGTGTGCAGATCGCCCGCGCCCTCATGACCGACCCCGAGCTGCTGCTCCTCGACGAGCCGGCGGCCGGCCTGGACTTGGGCGGGCGCGAAGAGCTCGTCGGCGCCCTCTCCGAGCTCGCCGCGTACCCGCAGTCGCCGGTGCTGGTCCTCGTGACTCACCACGTCGAGGAGATCCCGCCGGGCTTCACGCACGTCATGCTCATGCGCGACGGCGGCGTGCACACCGCCGGGCCGATCGCCGAGGTGCTCACCGACGAGCACCTGAGCGAGGCCTTCGGCCTGCCGCTCGAGGTGAGCCGGACAGGCGACCGCTGGTCTGCTCGCGCGGCCCAGGTCGAGCCGGCCCGCAGCGGCGGCCACGCCGACTGA
- the glgA gene encoding glycogen synthase: MRIDLLTREYPPFVYGGAGVHVAELSAVLRSRVDVRVRCFDGPRTGDDAQEGVTGYAPPPDLEGANPALATFGVDLAMAGDVAGADLVHSHTWYANLGGHLAGLLHGIPHVLSAHSLEPLRPWKAEQLGGGYALSGWAEKTAYEGAAGIIAVSAGMRADILRSYPDVDPAKVHVVHNGIDLDGWVRPTGDEAVRADSVVRALGIDPERPAVVFVGRITRQKGLPYLLQAADRLPEDVQLILCAGAPDTPEIATEVATAVAELSSRREGVVWIEEMLPRPDLVAVLAASTVFVCPSVYEPLGIVNLEAMAVGLPVVGSATGGIPEVVDDGVTGLLVPIDQVQDGTGTPTDPERFVADLAKALTDVVTDPERAAAMGVAARKRVEDHFAWDAIADRTLEVYQTVLDQWAAR, encoded by the coding sequence GTGAGAATCGACCTGTTGACCCGTGAGTACCCCCCGTTCGTCTACGGCGGGGCTGGTGTCCACGTCGCCGAGCTGTCGGCCGTGCTGCGCAGCCGCGTCGACGTGCGCGTCCGCTGCTTCGACGGCCCCCGGACCGGTGACGACGCCCAGGAGGGCGTCACCGGGTACGCGCCACCGCCGGACCTCGAGGGAGCCAACCCGGCGCTCGCGACCTTCGGCGTGGACCTCGCCATGGCGGGCGACGTGGCCGGCGCGGACCTCGTGCACTCCCACACCTGGTACGCGAACCTCGGCGGGCACCTCGCCGGTCTGCTGCACGGGATCCCGCACGTGCTCTCGGCGCACTCCCTCGAGCCGCTGCGCCCGTGGAAGGCCGAGCAGCTCGGCGGCGGCTACGCGCTGTCCGGCTGGGCCGAGAAGACCGCCTACGAGGGTGCCGCCGGCATCATCGCGGTGAGCGCCGGCATGCGCGCCGACATCCTGCGGTCCTACCCCGACGTCGACCCGGCCAAGGTGCACGTGGTGCACAACGGCATCGACCTCGACGGATGGGTCCGACCCACCGGTGACGAGGCCGTGCGCGCCGACTCCGTCGTGCGTGCGCTCGGGATCGACCCGGAGCGTCCCGCCGTGGTGTTCGTCGGTCGCATCACGCGGCAGAAGGGCCTGCCGTACCTGCTCCAGGCGGCGGACCGGCTGCCCGAGGACGTCCAGCTGATCCTCTGCGCCGGGGCCCCCGACACCCCGGAGATCGCCACCGAGGTGGCCACGGCCGTCGCCGAGCTCTCGTCCCGCCGCGAGGGCGTCGTGTGGATCGAGGAGATGCTCCCGCGCCCCGACCTCGTCGCCGTGCTCGCCGCGTCGACCGTGTTCGTGTGCCCCTCCGTCTACGAGCCGCTCGGCATCGTGAACCTCGAGGCCATGGCCGTGGGCCTGCCCGTGGTCGGCAGCGCGACCGGCGGGATCCCCGAGGTCGTCGACGACGGCGTCACCGGCCTGCTGGTGCCCATCGACCAGGTGCAGGACGGCACGGGGACCCCGACGGACCCCGAGCGCTTCGTCGCCGACCTGGCCAAGGCCCTCACCGACGTCGTCACCGACCCCGAGCGTGCCGCCGCGATGGGCGTGGCCGCCCGCAAGCGCGTCGAGGACCACTTCGCGTGGGACGCCATCGCCGACCGCACCCTCGAGGTCTACCAGACCGTCCTCGACCAGTGGGCGGCGCGCTAG
- a CDS encoding glucose-1-phosphate adenylyltransferase: MAAPKVLAIVLAGGEGNRLKPLTAHRAKPAVPFGGIYRLVDFALSNLVNSHYLHIVVLTQYKSHSLDRHISKTWRMSALLGNYVAPVPAQQRVGKHWYLGSADAIFQCLNIIEDERPDIVVVVGADHVYRMDFSQMVDAHIASGAELTVAGIRQPIALATEFGVIDTDPATPDKIRAFLEKPADPVGLADSPGEILASMGNYVVNADALVEAVTKDADNLESRHDMGGDIVPYFVDRGTAGVYDFIRNDVPGSTDRDRDYWRDVGTIDSYYEANKDLIAVTPVFNLYNHEWPLHTGYVGLPPAKFVHAGAGRLGHAADSIVSPGVLISGATVVGSVLSPGVHLHSWAAVSDSVLLDDVQVHRHAQVHRAIVDKNVIIKERARVGLNADEDRARGFTVTESGITVVPKGTIVE, translated from the coding sequence ATGGCAGCCCCTAAAGTTCTCGCGATCGTCCTGGCAGGCGGCGAAGGCAACCGTCTCAAGCCGCTGACGGCGCACCGCGCAAAGCCAGCCGTCCCCTTCGGCGGCATCTACCGACTTGTCGACTTCGCGCTCTCGAACCTCGTCAACTCGCACTACCTGCACATCGTCGTGCTGACCCAGTACAAGTCCCACAGCCTGGACCGCCACATCTCCAAGACGTGGCGGATGTCGGCGCTCCTCGGCAACTACGTGGCACCGGTCCCCGCACAGCAGCGGGTCGGCAAGCACTGGTACCTCGGGTCCGCCGACGCCATCTTCCAGTGCCTCAACATCATCGAGGACGAGCGCCCCGACATCGTCGTGGTGGTCGGCGCCGACCACGTGTACCGCATGGACTTCTCCCAGATGGTGGACGCCCACATCGCCTCGGGCGCCGAGCTCACGGTCGCCGGCATCCGCCAGCCGATCGCCCTCGCCACCGAGTTCGGCGTGATCGACACCGACCCGGCCACCCCCGACAAGATCCGCGCCTTCCTCGAGAAGCCTGCCGACCCGGTGGGCCTCGCCGACTCCCCCGGGGAGATCCTCGCGTCGATGGGCAACTACGTCGTCAACGCCGACGCGCTCGTCGAGGCCGTCACCAAGGACGCCGACAACCTCGAGTCCCGGCACGACATGGGCGGCGACATCGTCCCGTACTTCGTCGACCGCGGGACCGCCGGCGTCTACGACTTCATCCGCAACGACGTGCCCGGCTCGACCGACCGCGACCGCGACTACTGGCGCGACGTCGGGACCATCGACTCGTACTACGAGGCCAACAAGGACCTCATCGCGGTCACCCCGGTCTTCAACCTCTACAACCACGAGTGGCCGCTGCACACCGGCTACGTCGGCCTCCCCCCGGCCAAGTTCGTGCACGCCGGTGCCGGTCGCCTCGGCCACGCCGCCGACTCGATCGTGTCCCCCGGTGTCCTCATCTCCGGCGCGACGGTCGTCGGCTCGGTGCTCTCCCCCGGGGTGCACCTGCACTCCTGGGCGGCCGTGTCGGACAGCGTCCTGCTCGACGACGTCCAGGTGCACCGGCACGCCCAGGTCCACCGGGCGATCGTCGACAAGAACGTCATCATCAAGGAGCGCGCCCGCGTCGGCCTCAACGCCGATGAAGACCGCGCCCGCGGCTTCACGGTCACCGAGTCCGGCATCACCGTGGTCCCCAAGGGGACGATCGTCGAGTAA
- the serB gene encoding phosphoserine phosphatase SerB → MTETPAPLSAATAEPVEGTATAPSPRRLVVMDVDSTLITQEVIELIAAHAGTQDLVAAVTERAMRGELDFAESLRERVATLAGVPVTALDEVRRTTTFTPGARELVAECHRRGWVVALVSGGFTEVVAPLAAELGITLFRANHLEVVDGVLTGRTTGQVVDRAYKAQTLRELAEQEGVAIEHTVAIGDGANDLDMIAAAGIGIAFAAKPVVREQAPYSVDGPRLDAVLEIIDAA, encoded by the coding sequence GTGACCGAGACTCCCGCACCCCTGTCCGCCGCCACCGCGGAGCCCGTCGAGGGCACCGCCACCGCGCCCTCCCCCCGCCGTCTGGTGGTGATGGACGTCGACTCGACGCTCATCACTCAGGAGGTCATCGAGCTCATCGCGGCTCACGCCGGGACGCAGGACCTCGTGGCCGCGGTGACCGAGCGGGCGATGCGGGGCGAGCTGGACTTCGCCGAGTCGCTGCGCGAGCGCGTCGCGACGCTCGCCGGGGTCCCCGTCACGGCGCTCGACGAGGTCCGCCGGACGACCACCTTCACCCCGGGCGCGCGCGAGCTCGTCGCGGAGTGCCACCGGCGCGGCTGGGTGGTCGCGCTGGTCTCGGGCGGCTTCACCGAGGTCGTCGCCCCGCTCGCCGCGGAGCTGGGCATCACGCTCTTCCGCGCGAACCACCTCGAGGTCGTCGACGGCGTGCTCACGGGCAGGACCACCGGTCAGGTGGTCGACCGGGCGTACAAGGCGCAGACGCTGCGCGAGCTCGCCGAGCAGGAGGGCGTCGCGATCGAGCACACGGTCGCGATCGGCGACGGCGCCAACGACCTCGACATGATCGCCGCTGCCGGCATCGGCATCGCCTTCGCGGCGAAGCCGGTCGTCCGGGAGCAGGCCCCCTACTCGGTCGACGGGCCGCGCCTCGACGCGGTGCTCGAGATCATCGACGCGGCCTGA
- a CDS encoding SixA phosphatase family protein, with the protein MTTTAVRRLVLLRHAKAEPGGTVPDVLRPLALKGRSQASAVGRSLAAAEVLPEVVLCSDAVRTRQTWDLVRPGLGDVEPEVTVTADLYTADVAQVLALVAAVDDRVRTVLVVGHEPIMSSVAEHLAGPDSDSAALRQVQVGVPTASYSVVESDVPWDAWGRRTGTLVRLVRAAD; encoded by the coding sequence GTGACGACGACCGCGGTGCGCCGCCTGGTCCTGCTGCGCCACGCGAAGGCGGAGCCGGGCGGCACCGTGCCGGACGTCCTGCGACCGCTCGCCCTCAAGGGCCGGTCGCAGGCCTCCGCGGTCGGACGGTCCCTCGCGGCCGCCGAGGTGCTCCCCGAGGTGGTGCTGTGCTCGGACGCCGTGCGCACCCGCCAGACGTGGGACCTGGTGCGCCCCGGGCTCGGCGACGTCGAGCCCGAGGTCACCGTGACCGCCGACCTGTACACGGCTGACGTCGCGCAGGTGCTCGCCCTCGTGGCGGCCGTCGACGACAGGGTCCGCACGGTGCTCGTGGTCGGCCACGAGCCGATCATGTCCTCTGTCGCGGAGCACCTCGCGGGGCCGGACTCGGACTCTGCTGCGCTGCGTCAGGTGCAGGTCGGCGTGCCGACCGCCTCGTACTCCGTCGTCGAGTCCGACGTCCCGTGGGACGCCTGGGGCCGGCGCACCGGCACGCTCGTCCGTCTGGTCCGCGCCGCGGACTGA
- the fabI gene encoding enoyl-ACP reductase FabI: MGLLEGKKLLVTGVLTDHSIAFHVARLAQQEGAQVVLTSFGRQFRLTQAIAKRLPEAAPVVELDVTDDEHLAALEGNVREHVDHIDGVVHSIGFAPQSVMGGNFLSGEWKDVATALEVSAFSLKSLAVAAKPLMTNGGGSIVGLTFDGSFAWPVYDWMGVAKAAFESTSRYLARDLGADNIRVNLVSAGPIRTTAAKSIPGFEKMEGGWPERAPLGWDQTNPEPTARAVAALLSDWFPATTGEIVHVDGGVHAMGL, encoded by the coding sequence ATGGGCCTGCTCGAAGGTAAGAAGCTGCTCGTCACGGGAGTCCTCACGGACCACTCGATCGCGTTCCACGTCGCGCGCCTCGCGCAGCAGGAAGGCGCCCAGGTCGTCCTGACGTCCTTCGGCCGCCAGTTCCGCCTCACGCAGGCGATCGCCAAGCGTCTCCCGGAGGCCGCGCCGGTCGTCGAGCTCGACGTCACCGACGACGAGCACCTCGCCGCGCTCGAGGGGAACGTGCGCGAGCACGTCGACCACATCGACGGCGTGGTCCACTCGATCGGCTTCGCCCCGCAGTCCGTCATGGGCGGCAACTTCCTCAGCGGTGAGTGGAAGGACGTCGCCACGGCCCTCGAGGTCTCGGCGTTCTCGCTCAAGTCCCTCGCGGTCGCGGCCAAGCCCCTCATGACCAACGGCGGCGGCTCGATCGTCGGCCTCACCTTCGACGGCAGCTTCGCCTGGCCCGTCTACGACTGGATGGGCGTCGCCAAGGCCGCCTTCGAGTCGACCTCGCGCTACCTCGCCCGTGACCTCGGCGCCGACAACATCCGCGTCAACCTCGTCTCGGCCGGACCGATCCGCACCACCGCGGCCAAGTCCATCCCCGGCTTCGAGAAGATGGAGGGCGGCTGGCCCGAGCGCGCTCCCCTCGGCTGGGACCAGACCAACCCCGAGCCGACCGCGCGCGCCGTCGCCGCCCTGCTCTCCGACTGGTTCCCCGCGACCACCGGTGAGATCGTCCACGTCGACGGTGGCGTGCACGCCATGGGCCTGTAG
- the fabG gene encoding 3-oxoacyl-ACP reductase FabG — translation MVLVTGANRGIGRAIAERFVAAGDRVATIYRSGDLPEGVFGAVADISDTAAVDAAFTAIEAELGPVEVLVANAGITRDQLLMRMTDEEFESVVDVNLTGTFRCVRRASKGMIKMRRGRIVLVSSVIGLFGGAGQVNYAASKSALVGMARSITREIGSRNITANVVAPGFINTAMTAELPEERQKAYKASIPAGRFAEPDEVAGAVFFLASPDAGYISGAVIPVDGGLGMGH, via the coding sequence GTGGTCCTCGTGACCGGCGCGAACCGCGGCATCGGTCGTGCGATCGCCGAGCGCTTCGTCGCGGCCGGTGACCGCGTGGCCACCATCTACCGCAGCGGTGACCTCCCCGAGGGCGTCTTCGGCGCCGTCGCGGACATCAGCGACACCGCTGCCGTGGACGCGGCGTTCACGGCGATCGAGGCCGAGCTCGGCCCGGTCGAGGTGCTCGTGGCCAACGCGGGCATCACCCGCGACCAGCTGCTCATGCGCATGACCGACGAGGAGTTCGAGAGCGTCGTCGACGTGAACCTCACCGGGACCTTCCGCTGCGTGCGCCGCGCGTCCAAGGGCATGATCAAGATGCGCCGCGGGCGCATCGTCCTCGTCTCCTCCGTGATCGGCCTCTTCGGCGGCGCGGGGCAGGTCAACTACGCGGCCTCCAAGTCTGCGCTCGTCGGGATGGCCCGCTCGATCACCCGTGAGATCGGCTCGCGGAACATCACCGCGAACGTCGTCGCCCCGGGCTTCATCAACACGGCGATGACCGCCGAGCTCCCCGAGGAGCGCCAGAAGGCCTACAAGGCGTCGATCCCCGCGGGCCGGTTCGCCGAGCCCGACGAGGTCGCCGGCGCGGTCTTCTTCCTCGCCTCGCCCGACGCCGGCTACATCAGCGGCGCCGTCATCCCCGTCGACGGCGGCCTCGGCATGGGTCACTGA
- a CDS encoding DUF3099 domain-containing protein, whose translation MKTPGTRGRSEHRDEVYRITNAADSLRQDQSRRAKRYLIQMGLRLVCFAGAFFADGWLMWALLAGAVLLPYAAVISANETRTKGQETEGPLMEYYQLPSAEGATGPMGPRPAAAPEEPPSYVYVVDPEGPADGTTPPTTPEPGEDGTRGPAPDDDAGTTAPHEEKRP comes from the coding sequence GTGAAGACTCCTGGCACCCGCGGGCGCTCCGAGCACCGTGACGAGGTGTACCGGATCACGAACGCCGCCGACTCCCTCCGGCAGGACCAGTCCCGCCGCGCCAAGCGATACCTGATCCAGATGGGTCTCCGCCTGGTCTGCTTCGCCGGCGCGTTCTTCGCCGACGGGTGGCTCATGTGGGCGCTGCTGGCCGGCGCCGTCCTGCTCCCCTACGCCGCCGTCATCAGCGCCAACGAGACGCGCACCAAGGGCCAGGAGACCGAGGGCCCGCTGATGGAGTACTACCAGCTGCCGAGCGCCGAGGGCGCGACCGGCCCCATGGGGCCGAGACCGGCCGCTGCGCCCGAGGAGCCGCCGTCGTACGTCTACGTGGTGGACCCGGAGGGTCCGGCCGACGGCACGACGCCCCCGACCACCCCTGAGCCGGGAGAGGATGGGACGCGAGGACCTGCGCCGGACGACGACGCCGGGACCACCGCACCGCACGAGGAGAAGCGCCCATGA
- a CDS encoding SURF1 family protein, translating to MTDAPPPAPTAPAPATPAPDAPRVQLRTPRQWVSLALGVALLFTGCVLAGRWQWNRHVDRDAQIAVIEANYASQPVPIDELLDGPGDVVPASEAWRQVTVTGRYDADKTVLLRNRPVEGQAAFHVLVPFVTDEGTVIVVNRGWVPYGADSATPASLPAPPSGDVELTLRLRADEPAADNGAPPGQAQAINTAQVLAAGPDGAAWAQGRTYSGYGVLAAEDGQPVQGLGTPPVPDTDPRSHLSYAFQWWVFAVGGVAGFLVLIRRERRDATLDALGDLPHPFAALGDQDRGREPEAGGDAGTHGQRGATRSPGSSARRRGRQSAEEIEDALIDSSSTR from the coding sequence GTGACCGACGCCCCGCCCCCCGCACCGACGGCTCCCGCACCCGCGACGCCCGCCCCGGACGCACCCCGGGTGCAGCTGCGGACCCCGCGGCAGTGGGTCTCGCTCGCCCTCGGCGTGGCCCTGCTGTTCACCGGGTGCGTGCTCGCCGGTCGGTGGCAGTGGAACCGGCACGTCGACCGCGACGCGCAGATCGCCGTCATCGAGGCCAACTACGCCTCGCAGCCCGTGCCGATCGACGAGCTCCTCGACGGCCCCGGCGACGTGGTGCCCGCCTCCGAGGCGTGGCGCCAGGTCACCGTGACCGGGCGTTACGACGCGGACAAGACCGTGCTGCTGCGCAACCGTCCCGTCGAGGGCCAGGCGGCCTTCCACGTGCTCGTCCCCTTCGTCACCGACGAGGGCACGGTGATCGTGGTGAACCGCGGCTGGGTGCCCTACGGGGCCGACAGCGCGACTCCGGCCTCGCTGCCCGCTCCCCCGTCGGGCGACGTCGAGCTCACCCTGCGGCTGCGCGCCGACGAGCCCGCCGCGGACAACGGAGCCCCGCCCGGGCAGGCGCAGGCCATCAACACCGCCCAGGTGCTCGCCGCCGGGCCCGACGGGGCCGCGTGGGCGCAGGGCCGCACCTACAGCGGCTACGGCGTCCTGGCCGCCGAGGACGGCCAGCCCGTCCAGGGGCTCGGGACGCCTCCCGTGCCGGACACCGATCCCCGCTCCCACCTGTCCTACGCCTTCCAGTGGTGGGTCTTCGCGGTCGGCGGCGTCGCCGGGTTCCTCGTGCTGATCCGCCGCGAGCGACGGGACGCCACGCTCGACGCCCTCGGCGACCTCCCGCACCCCTTCGCGGCGCTCGGCGACCAGGACCGGGGGCGCGAGCCCGAAGCGGGTGGCGACGCCGGCACGCACGGCCAGCGCGGCGCGACCAGGTCTCCGGGTTCCTCGGCCCGCCGACGCGGGCGGCAGAGCGCCGAGGAGATCGAGGACGCGCTCATCGACTCGAGCTCGACCCGCTGA
- a CDS encoding DEAD/DEAH box helicase: MLVDVARDVDVAVRRPPASPTVRTKFQVVALLVREERARLKTDTTLTAARRTEELKRLDGVATMLARTAARDTSLLALLADDARVSEAARTLRGKVLLAAGMEPPEPEEAPAPVVPTTPTFSSSAQVVPRSVVSRQMANPFLAPDFEAAAQRAAPRARRLSGWELLEPLFRSFEVAATGAPACMPLPDPRPVPVPRGRDVMPHQAQVITAAARGHRTFLLADEPGLGKTAQALLAAQAADAYPLLVVVPNVVKANWAHEVALWTPSRRATVVHGDGDQMDGFADVVIVNYELLDRHIGWLGDLGFRGMVVDEAHLIKNKTSQRSQHVRALSDRIRTRVTRPLLMALTGTPLINDIEDFRAIWQFLGWIDDTVPLGALEASLEETGLTPADPGFASAARSSVIDMGIVRRRKIDVVADIPARRVADLPVELDGAAGRSIRAAEAALTDRLVQRYRAALEMRTGSTALDEVGLDGIDHELVRRVAAAELKDSTSKAGGENVFTMVRRIGQAKAGPAADYAAQLARSVGKVVFFAKHVDVMDQAEQLFADRGIRYASIRGDQTPKVREKNITAFVEDPEVQVVVCSLTAAGVGLNLQVASNLVLAELSWTYAEQTQAIDRIHRIGQAEPVTAWRIIAAQTVDSRIAELIDSKSGLAARALDGADEDDLTSSTSVQLDTLVGQLTDALRPDPVV, encoded by the coding sequence CACGGCTGCGCGAGACACGTCGCTCCTCGCGCTGCTAGCGGACGACGCCCGGGTCTCCGAGGCCGCCCGCACGCTCCGTGGCAAGGTGCTGCTGGCCGCCGGGATGGAGCCACCCGAGCCGGAGGAGGCGCCCGCGCCCGTGGTCCCGACCACGCCGACGTTCAGCTCCTCGGCCCAGGTGGTGCCCCGCTCGGTGGTCTCGCGCCAGATGGCGAACCCCTTCCTGGCCCCGGACTTCGAGGCTGCGGCCCAGCGCGCCGCGCCGCGTGCCCGCCGGCTGTCCGGCTGGGAGCTGCTCGAGCCGCTCTTCCGGTCCTTCGAGGTGGCCGCCACCGGTGCACCGGCTTGCATGCCCCTGCCCGACCCCCGTCCGGTGCCCGTCCCGCGGGGCCGCGACGTCATGCCGCACCAGGCGCAGGTCATCACGGCCGCGGCTCGTGGTCACCGCACGTTCCTGCTCGCCGACGAGCCCGGGCTCGGCAAGACCGCGCAGGCCCTGCTCGCCGCACAGGCCGCCGACGCCTACCCGCTGCTGGTCGTGGTCCCCAACGTCGTCAAGGCGAACTGGGCCCACGAGGTGGCGCTGTGGACGCCGTCGCGGCGGGCCACCGTGGTGCACGGCGACGGCGACCAGATGGACGGCTTCGCCGACGTGGTGATCGTCAACTACGAGCTCCTCGACCGGCACATCGGCTGGCTCGGCGACCTCGGCTTCCGTGGCATGGTCGTCGACGAGGCCCACCTCATCAAGAACAAGACCTCCCAGCGGTCCCAGCACGTCCGCGCCCTGTCCGACAGGATCCGCACCCGGGTCACCCGGCCGCTGCTCATGGCCCTCACCGGCACCCCGCTCATCAACGACATCGAGGACTTCCGGGCGATCTGGCAGTTCCTCGGCTGGATCGACGACACCGTGCCGCTCGGGGCGCTCGAGGCCTCCCTCGAGGAGACCGGGCTCACCCCGGCCGACCCGGGCTTCGCGTCCGCCGCACGGTCCAGCGTGATCGACATGGGCATCGTGCGCCGCCGCAAGATCGACGTGGTCGCCGACATCCCGGCGCGCCGGGTCGCCGACCTCCCCGTCGAGCTCGACGGAGCGGCCGGCCGCTCGATCCGTGCCGCCGAGGCCGCCCTCACCGACCGGCTGGTCCAGCGCTACCGGGCCGCGCTGGAGATGCGCACCGGCAGCACCGCCCTGGACGAGGTCGGTCTCGACGGCATCGACCACGAGCTCGTCCGCCGGGTCGCCGCGGCGGAGCTCAAGGACTCCACCTCGAAGGCCGGGGGCGAGAACGTGTTCACCATGGTCCGCCGGATCGGCCAGGCGAAGGCCGGGCCCGCCGCCGACTATGCCGCGCAGCTCGCCCGCAGCGTCGGCAAGGTGGTGTTCTTCGCCAAGCACGTGGACGTCATGGACCAGGCCGAGCAGCTCTTCGCCGACCGCGGCATCCGGTACGCGTCGATCCGCGGGGACCAGACGCCGAAGGTGCGGGAGAAGAACATCACCGCCTTCGTCGAGGACCCCGAGGTGCAGGTCGTGGTCTGCTCGCTCACCGCCGCAGGGGTGGGCCTCAACCTCCAGGTGGCGTCGAACCTCGTGCTGGCCGAGCTGTCGTGGACCTACGCCGAGCAGACGCAGGCCATCGACCGCATCCACCGCATCGGCCAGGCCGAGCCCGTCACGGCGTGGAGGATCATCGCCGCGCAGACGGTCGACTCGAGGATCGCCGAGCTCATCGACAGCAAGTCCGGGCTCGCGGCCCGCGCGCTCGACGGCGCGGACGAGGACGACCTCACGTCGTCGACCAGCGTGCAGCTCGACACCCTCGTCGGGCAGCTCACCGACGCGCTGCGCCCGGACCCCGTGGTCTGA